The region CCACCACCCCCCGCCGCATTTTTCCGGCCCGGGAGGGGGCGGATAAGAAAGTCGGGATTTTCAGCCACGGTTCTGAAATCAAGATCGCAACCACGTCCGTCTTGATTTCACGGTTCTGGCTGAGAGAAATTTTGACTTTCCGCCCCCTGCCGCGCGGGAAAAATCAATAAAAAAGCCGCCCTCGATTGATCGGGGGCGACTGTGTTGATCTGTCAGGGATGGAAGCCGAATGGCCAAGACCGCTTGTGGGCTTGGTTCACGACAGCTCGACCCGGCTTTCATTTATGAAAAGGCCGGGGACAGGATTCAAGAAGCGCTACTCCGAAGCGAGAGTGTCTGAACAACAAGTAACGTCGATAAACAAACGACGCTCTTGGATGAACAGCACCTGTGACATTGGTACGATAGCCAGTAGAGGTAGTCGCAGACTACAGGGCATGGATGGGCGGGGAGCGGACCTCTACCGCGGGTGCGAGATCCGAGACGCCTCCAATCGAAGCAGACATTCGAGAGAGCTCGAAACGCGTCCTGCGAGTAGTAGGCCCGTCGGTCGGGGAGCGGACATATTTTTGTATTCAGCAGTCTAATACAACGTGCTGATTGCACGGCATAACCACCAGCCCATCACTGTGATAAAAGCCGGAAGAATCTTATTCTCGGCGGTCTGAAGTTGGGGCTCGCTGCAGATTCAGTTTGTCAAACTCAGCTTGCCGCATAATTACTTCTTTCGCAAACTTGACCATATCTGTGATCACCCGAGCGTAAAGTATGAGCTCACCGTCATGTGCCTTTTCTAGACCGCATCCTGCAGCTTTTGCGCAGGCCAGTAGCAAAGGAACCTGGTCCTTATTTGCAAACAACACGACAAGGGCATGCTCTTCATGATGATTAGTATCCAGAAGACCACCACTACAACTTGAGAAAGTGAAGAAACCTGCGGCTGAAAGGGCAATTACACTTGCTGCAATGCCTACGTCGAGACCAGATATTTCACAATCTTCGCAACGCTCGTCGTCAATTTGCTCAAGCTCCCCATGCGGATCTTGAGCAGTTTCTATTCTTTGCAGAAATTCTTGCTCTTGTTCCAAAACGAGTCGAGCGTCGGCCCATGGCCAGCCTTGATAATTAGCGAAACTATGGTTTCCACCAAAGTATCCTGATTCATCTGCTGCCTCCAGTTCATCACGTTCTGGCTGTAAATCATATGCGTCAGGGACATCTCGTACGATTTCAATATCGGAACATCGAAAGATAGATTGTCTCTCCATTACTATCTCCTTTGTCGTTCAGAACCGCTTCTAGCCTTGAAATCTTGATCAATACAGAAACAAGCGCAGCACATGGATCCCGTCTTTCGACAACTTTTCTATGACGAAATAAACTCAAGTCCAACGCGCGTAAGATTGCTTCCGAGTTTCTGGTTTAGATTTAGCGCATATTCGTAGCGAAGCTGCCATTTGACTTCGGCTTGGAGGCTCTTGATCTCCAGATCTCTATGGGTGGAAGAAACCCAACTCAACTCCAATGTGCGAACCTTTTTGCCATCTACCTGATCGAAATTTCCCGCGTTCTTTGCCATAAATAGCCGCCAGTGCGGTTGTTTCGCACGGTCTGCATTCTCTTCGCCAAGCTTTCCATAAATACTGCGAACGAGAATTTCCCCCCTATCTTCAAGGAAGACGAATTCATTAGAGTTCACCTGATCAGCATTGAGTTGCTCTTGACCGAAACCGCCTTCCAGTCTGACGGCCATGAAAGCCTTTGCCGTGTTGCCATTTTCATCCGCTGAGCCTGGCTCTAAACCCACTTTTCGTTGGCCTGGCACCATGTCACAAGCAGGTGAAACACAAACCCAATACTCAGGTGGCTGATTAGTTTTTTTGGTAATGGTGAAAATGTGACCAGAGGTCAGATATGTCCCAGTGGCGGGTTTACTCGAAATATATGAGTTATAATGACATTCAGATGCTTCACACTCTTCTTTAGAAAAAACGCCATAGTGAGACAGTAAATTCTCGCCATTCTGGTCTGCTGCCAGAAGCCTCATGCCGAAGTCAACCACCGGTGCATTAGAGCGATCAAGGAGGCCTTCATGGTACCGATTAATCTGGTCACTGAGAGTTGCTCTTTTATCGGCCTCGCTTTTTTGTTCTTTTAGATGTTCAAAGAATTTTCGGAAAACCTGCCTTTTGCTTAGCAGATCATCTTCAACAGATACGCCCTGTCTATCAAGTTCAGCACGAAGACGTGTCGAAATAAGTCTGGATGGTGTCGGCTTCCATTGCTCTATTGCGTCTTGCAATACTTTGACGAGGTCATCTGCCTGAGACTTCTTTGCAAACGCTATGAAACCGCGATCAGAGCGTATCCAGAATACGCCATCTTCATGTCGTTGATCGCACCAATCCAGTGCATCATGAGGCGAACGGGAAAACTTGGGGGCTAATTTGTCCTGCCAACGCTTCAGCGCAAAAACCGCAAAATGGAAGGGTTCATTTTCCTCTGACAGTCCTTTTGATTTCGCCCAAACTTCAAATGGGCTGAACAATCCAGATCGATTAATTGTTCCCATGTCCATTTTATTGCTTGATGAGTGCTTATAGCAATAGAGGAACTGTTGGATGCCAATCAATTGTTCAAGCTCGCGATTAAAGTCTTCTATGGCGTCTTCGTCTTCCTCCTCTTTCCAGCTGCTGATGAGCCTTTCATAAATCCGCTGACCTCTTGCTACGAGGGGATCAGGGAAGCTTTTTTCTTCATGCAGTAGCCCGATTAACATCTGCTCGAAAGGTTCAGCCAAATCCTCAATGGCAGTGTGTACAGCTATCAAGTTATAGTGGGGATTTTCGAGCATTTGGCGTGCGATTTCAATTGCCTTGTCACCGCCGCCTTCAGCACCGTCTAGTTGATAGTCCAATACAAGCATATCGGAATGGTAGAGATGAGCGGCCAGTTGTTCGAACTGATCGTTTTCCTCAGTAGGCACCAGTTTGAGGTCATCATTACAGGCTTGTGCTGAAACACCATCATGCATGTCAACAATCATATTTGGCTTGCGGTTCTTAAACGCCTGTACCATTCGCCTGATACGGTCTTTATTAGTTAGCCATTTGGCGTGCTGCTTGTTATCTCCTTGATCACCCAAGATTTTGTTCCAAGTCGGGTATTCATCATCAATAATCAGAACGGAACGAATTGGATCGATGAAGGCTTCTCGAACAAGATCTGAATAGGACATCGTTATTACATATTCTCAAAATTGGAAAAGGTTACTGCGAAATTGGCGCCGTCAAGTGGCATTGAGGTTGCATCTGCCACATAGTCAATGGAGTGACCACCTGCTCTCAGGTTGGCTCGACAAAGATAGAGTCCGACACCACGCCCACCTCTGGACTTTCTGGTAAAGAAGAGCTGAAACAAGCGCTTAACATCATGGGCCTCAATGCCAGGGCCATTATCAGACACGATGGCCTTGCCGTCGATTAGGTCCAGCCGAATTTCTTTATTTTCTTTTTCGGTAACGAATAGCCAATATTGACTATTATTCACGAGGTTGATGAACACCGGAAATAGGCGGGCGGGTTGGTCATAAACCTTTATGTTTTTGAAAGTTTCAGAAGCTGAGAACTTAATATGTCTTTTCCTCAACAACTCCTCAAAGAAGTTCCGCAGATAATCAAACAACTCTTCGCCAGAAATGTTTCTAAATGTTCTTTGTCCAGACACCTTCAAAGGGGCAAGGAAATTGAGTTGCTTGGAAACCCCTTCATAGCCATTACGGATAGAATCAGCTGCTTGTGATTTGCGCACTTCTTCTGGAAGGTTCGCAAGTCCTCTCGACATCATATTGTCATAAGCGTGAAGCTCGTGGCCAAGTATTTCAACAGCAACACCGAGCTGGGCCAACTCATTCAAACGCTCTACTTCGGCTCTTAAATCCTCGCTCTCCGCAACCCCATGCAAGGCAACATTTTCAAGGTCAATACTTTCCTTCAGTGCGTCTAACGAAGAGATGTAGCTTTCAAATATCTCTGTATCTTCTTGCATAAACTCCGCATGCCATACTTCTAGCTTCTTGGTTGCAACCGCAAGCGTTTCGCGACCTTCTTGAACAAGATGCAATAGCAAATCGGCTTGCTTATCAAACTCAGTGGCTCTTTCTGCTCTGATCTTTGAAATTCGAGCGCGTTCACCGTCGAGAAGCGTGTCTACTTTCTGCTTCCAAATACCAAAGTTTCGCGAAGATTGCGTTTTCAATCGTTTGATTTGCTTATCAAGTAACTCTGCTGGCTTCGCAGGAGCGTCTCGCTCGATCCACTCAGAAATTCTAACTGAAAGCCTTTCTGCCAGTCCAGTCGCTTCCGCTATAGAGTGTTGATATGCCTGATAATCCCGGTCTTCTTTCCGAGTTGTTTTTGCTGGTATGCCGCTTCGAATCTTTATTCTTGCAATTGTCCGGCGAGCATTTTCAAGCTTCTCCTGCGCTGACTGAATATCACTCGATGCACTGGCCTTCGCTTGCTTAAGGTGCTGTCGTATTTCTTCAATTAGTTGCGGTAATAGCTTATTTGCAGCGTCCAAATTTTTCCCGAATTCTTTTTTCTGTTTAGCCTTCAGCTTTTCAGCATCTAGCTCTGCCTTCTCCTTAGCTTTCTTCTCAAGATTCTCGTTTTGGATAGTTTTTAGCTCAGATGTACGAATTTCGGACGCGCTTCCAAAATAATCCCTCGCCGCTGTCATCAAAATGTTTTCGACAAGTTTTTTAAGGGTTTTAGCGCTCGTATTATCAATGAAACCTTCTCTTCCAGCCTTGTCTTTCAAGTTAGGATTTAGTGAGCGGCTTAATCCTAACCTGCCAAACATTCTGCGCTTGTTCCAGAACTCTCGCCCAGCGTTAAGACTTCGTCGCTGTTCTATTTCAAAGAAATCGTTGTCTTCTCGTCCGTATGGTAGGACACGGAGACCATCTCTATAGATATAAAATCCTGAGTAACGTAAGGCTAGTTCCTCGAAAAACGCGAATTGTTCATCACTGAGTGTTGAGCTATTTAGAACCCTATCGTAGGTTCCTATATAGATGTCACAAGGTCCTAATTTAGAATCTGATCGTTTGGGGATATGCAAATCTTTAGGCGGAAATATCTTGTAAGTATAGTCACCCACTCTCCACTTTCCAAAAACCTTAACACAACCGCTGAAGACTCCATGTTCATCTATTGTGCCATAAAAAACGTGCTCTAGCTCATTAATAATTTTACGGTCAAAGGGTGTTTTCTCATCAACCTCAGCTCTACGCCGATTAGCTTCAACAATATCCATAGAAGGGGAAAAATCAACATTAACGGCATTGACTTCCTTTGAAATTAGTGGGCTATCGCCTTTATCAAAATAGGGATCCACAAAAGCTGCTAATGTTTGAAAGAATCTATCCTTGATATATCCCTGCGTGCTTGAGGTATTCCCGTCCTGCAAATAGACGTGGAAATCTTCGTTTATCTCAGAAACGAGCATGATCGTGCCGTGGTCCGACTGATTGTTCCACAGGGGCCATGCATCGGCATGACGCTCCTCGAAACCAGCATCGACAATAGATTGCGCTATTCTTTCTGAAGGCGCTAACCATTTTTTATTGTCAAACAGGTCCATTTTATCGTTGAAAGAGAGCCAATCCTCATGGGCACCTTTGTCAAATTCAGTCCATGCATTCTGGATCCGGGCGTTTCTTGCGTCATCGCCTGATGTTCCCCAAACATTCTCCATCAAGCTTTCGACGAGCAAAGGAACTTCTTCGAACAACAACCCTTTGTTAGCCACAGTAGTTACAGGAATCTGGATATCGGAAAGGAGCAGATATGGATTTTCGAACAAGCGCCAATCAATCATGGCGATGACAAACTCATCATTCTGTCGTTTGGAGATTAAAAGCATGATCGGGCCCAAATGGGCGGAAGAAAGCCGACCAATGCCCTTTTGTCCCTGTTTGGATCGACGCGGTAACCCAAATCTATCGGCTATAGGTGTCTCAGAAGAATGCATTTTGCTTTCGGTACCAACTACCAACCACTTCTCGACGAACTCGTCATAGTTCATCCCATGGCCATCATCGGCAATTGCTACAACAGGCTTTTCACCGTCATACAGCGTTACGTTAACGCCAGTTGAATAAGCGTCGTAGGCATTCTTCCATAATTCGGAAATAGCAGTGGGAACATCAGCAATTTGCTCCCTTCCCAGGTGATCAAGGGTTCTAGCGCGGGTCTTGAAAGTCAGAGAGTTGATCATTGGCTGGATCTTTAAGCTGCGTCGCTGACAACAGAGCAACTTTTTTCCTGCTCTGCAATCAAAGATTTAATATGCTTTACTAATACCATCCCCAACTTCACAGGAACGGCATTGCCAATCTGCGCTCCTGCGGCGATGAGCCCTCCATGAAAGACAAACTCATCAGGGAATGTTTGAATTCTGGCAGCGTGTCTGATGGTTATTCCGTGATGCTCAGTAGGGTGAACGAATCGTCCTTTTGATGGATTGATACATGCCGTCGTCATTGTTGGCGCTGGCTCGCTGGGATTTATTCTCCCGTACACATCTTTATGCCCGTCGTGATTCTCATGGCATGGAAGGATTCTTCCGGAATCTTTTCTAGACCCGCCGTTCAATGGTGTTCGTTTGAAAGCTTCAATCAACTCCGGGCCATGATTCATGTGACGATCATTGGGGTCATCTGGAACGGCTTCAATGAACACAGTCGAACACGGAACCCAAGGAAGCAAGTTCTCATCTTCGGTTCGTGCTTTTTCGCTTCCGTGCGATGGTGCCGGTGGCCATTGGAAAGCGCCAAGATCTAATCCCTCATCCACACCAAGAATAAAGACCCTCTTCCGTCGCTGTGGTACACCATAGTCTCGCGCATCGAGCGTCACTGGGTCGAAAAGCCGATATCCCGCTTTGAGACCTTGTTCATAAAACTTGCCTAGATAATTCTTGTGGCGGCTCCAAAGAATTCCCGGAACGTTTTCCATCAGGAAAGCTTTTGGGCGCAAAGCTCTTACAAAATCAAAATAGGCGTAGACGAGCCCATTTCTTGGGTCATCGACACCTGCGTTATTAATTCTATGGGTCGAAAAGCCTTGGCAAGGAGGACCACCCAAAAGAAGATCACATTGGCCAGGTTCACTAAAATGCTTCTCGCGGATTTTATCGGCAGAGAGCGTCAAAATATCTTCTGAATACAGGCATGGCGCATCGCTGCGGTTACCCACACCAAAATACTGCCTATAGCTTTCTGAAGCGTGGCGATTATTCTCAATTGCGAATGCAATTTTTGCGCCGCAAGCATGTGCAGCGAGAGAGAATCCGCCAGCTCCCGAAAACAAATCTGCAACCAAGAATTCTCGCTCTGAGTCATCTTGGGCACACGCCGAATCAATCATGTTCCACATCTTTTGCATTTAAGTTGCATCAGGATATAGATACTAGGCTGTGTTGACAAAAGGGTTTGCAAATCAGTCTTTATTTGATTCAAGGATTCTTTTACGAAGGTATCCTTGTCCGAAGTTCAACATCGCTGGGATCTAAATGATTTTCTAAGCCGAAGCGAACTGACACCTCGTTCGCACTGCCGACGCCAGTCATTGACGCCATCGCATATGCAGCGAATGTCCGCTATTTGATAAACACGACGCATTATCGAACAGCAGGAATGGGCCGGAAGCAGCATAGCACTTGGTAGACTTGCCGTTTCGGATAGAAGCTCGCGCAGAAACAAACTCTTAAAGCATCACAGCCAATTCAGGTTAAAGGCGTGGTGTTTTAGCCACGAGATACAGCTCAAGGAAAAACAATCAACAGCTTCAGAATGGTCATTGTTCCAACCTCATAATTGCTAAGAGTTTTCCCATGCTACCAAAAGATTCACAACCGGAAGAGATCAAGATTTTTGTCTTTGATTGGGAACCGAAGGGGCCTAGGTGGTGATCCAGTCGCTTGACCCGAACCATTTGAATGTAGAATTCGCTCCTGTTTCTTCCTCATGCCTAGACTGCGATCCAGGTCTGCTGAGAAGAGTCCTTGCATAGCCAAGTGACGCGGGCCAGATGATACGGTTGGCGTCAGCCTGGCAATGAAGGTAAGGCCTTAATAAGAAAAGAGGAGCAATAAATGCTCCTCTTGGGTTCAAGTTTATCAGCTAGGGTTATCGTCGAGACGACACCGGCCCAGACGGACTTCCCCGATAGCTACTCGTGCTACTCTCATAATTCGTTGGATCTTTCCATGTCCATGCAGATGCGATGCTCGTGGAAACAGCTTCAGGCAGCCGCGACCCGGTAATACCGTCGGCAGACCGGCCATCATTCGGGCTATGAGAAGCCATGGCAGAGATTAACTGCTGCAACCTGCCATGTGTCAGCTCACGATACCCTGTTTCAAATTTAGCCACTCTGTTGCCAGAACTGGAGAAGTAATCCTCAAACAACATGTCATCATCAGTGCCAATGATCGAAACGCGAAGATCATCACTTTCCTTTTCAAACCATAGATCTTCGGCACGAATGTCATTGGAAAACCGAACAATGTCAGCGGCGGCATTGACCCTGTTTTCTACCCGGAGCGTGTCATGACCATCACCAACACCAAACCGGATTTCATCAACACCGTGTCCTCGAATAATAAGATCGTCACCCAATGATCCGTTTATAACGTCATCATGGGCACCACCCGTTAGCGTATCATCGCCAATACCGCCAAACAGCCGGTCTTTGCCATTGCCTCCAGTAAGCCTGTCATCACCAGAGTTGCCATGGATGGTATCATCACCATCATCGCCATTTACTGTGTCATCGCCGTCACCAGCAAAGATGGCATCATGACCAGCACCGCCTCTCAGCGTATCTCGACCATCCAGAGCGATAATCCGGTCATCGCCAGATCCTCCAGACAGTGTATCATTCTTGTTGGATCCCTCGATCCAGTCTGCACGACTGGATCCGGTGACCGATCCACCATTCGTATTGGCAGCATAGGCATTGTCAATATCACTAAGCCTGAGCGCCAAACCATCAGTAAATTCGAGCCACTCAATACGGTTTGCTGCTTGGTTCCAATTTGACACTTTTATCCGATTGTCGCGTTGAGATGGTTTGACATCTGGCTGCTCGTTATCCCGGAGCGCTACGAAGAGATCATTCCCTACGCGTTCCAAAGCAACATGCTGCAGCGAGATGCCTGGGCCAAATACAATCGTGTCTTCGGAACCACCAGCATCGCTAATGGTATCAGCACCATCTCCAAAGTTGAAAACGTAAACATCATTACCGCCAGCATCCGTAATGCTGTCGTTGCCACGACCACCAACATAGATGTCACGCGAAGTTCCACCACTTATGTTGTCGTTGCCAAGATCACCGTCAAACCAGCTCGCTTGTGTCGCACTCAGAGTATCGTTGCCAGTCCCCCCGGTTTTGCTACCCTTCAGAGTGCTGATATCAGCGGCATAGCCATTAGCAAACAAAACCTCCTCAATGGAGTTTGTTGCATTGGTAAACTTGCTGATCGTGACTGTGTGATCGGGCTGATCGTTTTGCCCGTAAGGCAGAATTGAGAATTTCAGGTCACCGGAAGATGCATTGATATCAACCTTGAGGTCTGAGAACCAGATGCCTTGGCCAAACTGAAGCTGGTCCTGCCCTGATGTATCAAAAATAGTGTCATGATCTTCATTTCGGCCGATAAGATACACATCGTCTCCGGAGCCGCCACGCAGTATATCGTCACCACGTTCACCTCCGATCAGGTCGCGCCCCGCACGTCCTTCAATCGTATCATTGCCGTCATCGCCCGTAAGATAGTCGTCACCATTACCACCATCTACAAGGTCATCACCATCACCACCGAATAGGCGGTCATTCCCATCATAACCGCGAATTTTGTCGTCCCCATCAGCGCCAATGAACAGGTTTGCATCAGAAGATCCATTGATCGTATCATTTCCGTTGCCACCGACGTAAATACCGCGTCGATTGCTGACAGAGTCATTGTTAGCCGAACCAACACTGAATGTTCTGCCTTGATCTCCGGCAAAGCTGATGATGTTGATCGAGGAGTGGTCTGCAAACGTCAGGCGTTCAATAGAATGGGGATTGACCTCCTGGCCCTGATGATTTTCGCGTAGCGCCCAGTCCTTGATACGGACACGGTTCTCCATAGACCGTGCTGACGTCGACAGAGGGTTATCATCTTCAATTCCGATGATCAGATCATTTCCATCCACCTCAAAGGCAAGGTCGTCCAGTTCGATGCCCCGACCGAATAAGATCGTATCCCCGATGTGGTCTCCGTCAGGGTCGTGGTTATAGGTGACCGACGATGTAGCCGTCGTCCAGGTTTCTTTGTCCTCAGCGGCCCCTATCGATTGGGTAACAACACTTGAAGTGGCCGTATAATCAATGTTGTCACTGCGCAGGTCGTAAATCTCATCTACACCGCCATCCTTGCGGATAAAGTACAGATCATCGCCTTTGCCGCCATGCAGTTTGTCATTGCCTTCACCGCCAGCAAGAATATCGTCTCCGTCGCCGCCAAAAAGGTCATCATGACCTTCGTCGCCGAAGAGTGTATCGTGATCATCCCCGCCCCAGATGTCATCGTTTCCAGCGCCACCACGCAGCAAATCCTGGCCTTCATGGCCATATAACCGGTCATTACCATCACCGCCAATCGCGGTATCATCACCTTCACCGCCGGACAAGATATCTTTACCATCTCCCCCTTCCAGATGGTCGTGCCCCCCTTCCCCTTTAAGAGTGTCGTCTCCCCCGGAACCAAAGGCGATATCGTTACCTGCGCCCAGGATAATACGGTCTTTCTCATTTCCTGCGCGAATATACTGATCACCAGAATTGCCGGAATAATCATGCAACCTGCGTGTATCACCGGAATTCAGCTGTGACAAATAACCGGTTATATCCGTTCTTACACCATCAGCTGTTTCAACCCATTCAATCCGGTCTTTTTCATTGGTCCAGTTCTTGAGCACAATGCGATCAGCAAGTTTGGTGGGGTCTGTTGCAGGTTGGGCTGGGTTGACAATACCCGCAACAATATCATTACCCACGCGTTTAAAGAGCAAATCGGATATATCAATACCTGGTCCAAGAAGAATCGTATCCTGACCACCGTCAACATGATCTGTACGCGTTTTGGTCACATTACGAGACCCCACAAAAGTGGTTGGCCCAAAAACACCGTTTGCTGTGTATGTGTATGTTTCTCTTTCAACATAGGATTCGGTGACTTCATGATGATCTGTGATCGTCTCAACACCAGACCCTTTGCCGAAGACATAGACATCATCACCTCCGCCCCCATTCAGACGATCCGAACCGCCGCGGCCATCCAGAAGATCGTCATCCTTAGAGCCATTCAGGGTATTATTGCCTGAATTCCCCAAAACACGTTTGTGGTTTGTGTATGCATTTGCAGATGCCAGAGATTCGGACGGTGTCGGAAGAGAAATGGACTGCGATGTGTATCCGTTAGATATCTGTTCAATGCGTGACAGATCAAACACGGTCCCATCGCCAAAGCTGATATATTCGATCTTTTTGTTTGAGTTGACCCAGTCTTTGATCCGTATCTCATCATCACCGAAAGCACCGGTTTCATCATCTACGATACGTAATCGCAGGTCGCCACCATTGACAATGTCGATATGAACATCTTCGGCATCAATGCCATATCCGAAAGCTAATCGATCAACACCACCTTCAACGGACACAGCCTCATCGATTTCATCACGCCCATCACCACGAAGGTAAATGTAGAGATCATTCCCCTTGCCTCCAGACAACTTGTCCGCGCCCTGATCCCCG is a window of Coralliovum pocilloporae DNA encoding:
- a CDS encoding response regulator receiver domain, whose product is MSYSDLVREAFIDPIRSVLIIDDEYPTWNKILGDQGDNKQHAKWLTNKDRIRRMVQAFKNRKPNMIVDMHDGVSAQACNDDLKLVPTEENDQFEQLAAHLYHSDMLVLDYQLDGAEGGGDKAIEIARQMLENPHYNLIAVHTAIEDLAEPFEQMLIGLLHEEKSFPDPLVARGQRIYERLISSWKEEEDEDAIEDFNRELEQLIGIQQFLYCYKHSSSNKMDMGTINRSGLFSPFEVWAKSKGLSEENEPFHFAVFALKRWQDKLAPKFSRSPHDALDWCDQRHEDGVFWIRSDRGFIAFAKKSQADDLVKVLQDAIEQWKPTPSRLISTRLRAELDRQGVSVEDDLLSKRQVFRKFFEHLKEQKSEADKRATLSDQINRYHEGLLDRSNAPVVDFGMRLLAADQNGENLLSHYGVFSKEECEASECHYNSYISSKPATGTYLTSGHIFTITKKTNQPPEYWVCVSPACDMVPGQRKVGLEPGSADENGNTAKAFMAVRLEGGFGQEQLNADQVNSNEFVFLEDRGEILVRSIYGKLGEENADRAKQPHWRLFMAKNAGNFDQVDGKKVRTLELSWVSSTHRDLEIKSLQAEVKWQLRYEYALNLNQKLGSNLTRVGLEFISS
- a CDS encoding ATP-binding protein: MINSLTFKTRARTLDHLGREQIADVPTAISELWKNAYDAYSTGVNVTLYDGEKPVVAIADDGHGMNYDEFVEKWLVVGTESKMHSSETPIADRFGLPRRSKQGQKGIGRLSSAHLGPIMLLISKRQNDEFVIAMIDWRLFENPYLLLSDIQIPVTTVANKGLLFEEVPLLVESLMENVWGTSGDDARNARIQNAWTEFDKGAHEDWLSFNDKMDLFDNKKWLAPSERIAQSIVDAGFEERHADAWPLWNNQSDHGTIMLVSEINEDFHVYLQDGNTSSTQGYIKDRFFQTLAAFVDPYFDKGDSPLISKEVNAVNVDFSPSMDIVEANRRRAEVDEKTPFDRKIINELEHVFYGTIDEHGVFSGCVKVFGKWRVGDYTYKIFPPKDLHIPKRSDSKLGPCDIYIGTYDRVLNSSTLSDEQFAFFEELALRYSGFYIYRDGLRVLPYGREDNDFFEIEQRRSLNAGREFWNKRRMFGRLGLSRSLNPNLKDKAGREGFIDNTSAKTLKKLVENILMTAARDYFGSASEIRTSELKTIQNENLEKKAKEKAELDAEKLKAKQKKEFGKNLDAANKLLPQLIEEIRQHLKQAKASASSDIQSAQEKLENARRTIARIKIRSGIPAKTTRKEDRDYQAYQHSIAEATGLAERLSVRISEWIERDAPAKPAELLDKQIKRLKTQSSRNFGIWKQKVDTLLDGERARISKIRAERATEFDKQADLLLHLVQEGRETLAVATKKLEVWHAEFMQEDTEIFESYISSLDALKESIDLENVALHGVAESEDLRAEVERLNELAQLGVAVEILGHELHAYDNMMSRGLANLPEEVRKSQAADSIRNGYEGVSKQLNFLAPLKVSGQRTFRNISGEELFDYLRNFFEELLRKRHIKFSASETFKNIKVYDQPARLFPVFINLVNNSQYWLFVTEKENKEIRLDLIDGKAIVSDNGPGIEAHDVKRLFQLFFTRKSRGGRGVGLYLCRANLRAGGHSIDYVADATSMPLDGANFAVTFSNFENM
- a CDS encoding DNA cytosine methyltransferase is translated as MIDSACAQDDSEREFLVADLFSGAGGFSLAAHACGAKIAFAIENNRHASESYRQYFGVGNRSDAPCLYSEDILTLSADKIREKHFSEPGQCDLLLGGPPCQGFSTHRINNAGVDDPRNGLVYAYFDFVRALRPKAFLMENVPGILWSRHKNYLGKFYEQGLKAGYRLFDPVTLDARDYGVPQRRKRVFILGVDEGLDLGAFQWPPAPSHGSEKARTEDENLLPWVPCSTVFIEAVPDDPNDRHMNHGPELIEAFKRTPLNGGSRKDSGRILPCHENHDGHKDVYGRINPSEPAPTMTTACINPSKGRFVHPTEHHGITIRHAARIQTFPDEFVFHGGLIAAGAQIGNAVPVKLGMVLVKHIKSLIAEQEKSCSVVSDAA
- a CDS encoding calcium-binding protein, encoding MVEPGLQNFFDPAFDLTDEINFGTPTITTPLAFSFSSTQGLKKTTQASPGVPKEVTNISGYNGWKSQDYSIGLSAALSHSSDISAGGWAALSAREQTERAREGKKTVGDAIGDLLGSVFGGRDDGKGDAGSAKPIVIDLDGDGLEILTTDQSPVYFDIDNDGFRERTAWVGPDDGLLVLDLAEDGSAGPDGQITRAEEIVLTELISGALTDLDALKRGFDSNKDGVFDSKDARWSEFRIWKDENLNGVSDDGELLTLAEAEIQSIDLGNVDPEEVDLDENGETEAAPLAIFRDGSTIHGVAEVTRTDGTTVNAGDFGFAHLKNGIKEEQTSTGRKVILETWGTEYHYFEASGDAPVNMALEGSGTNYSGATGGRGNDRFTSSNKTGVVLDGKAGDDILTTGVGHDVLIGGDGADTLRAGDGHDALFVDGSDKVIDGGDGYDVAYVEGDQGLTLNLTSANLEAVYGGDGHDRLSRGSSDRLNSVMSGGKGNDYLVGGALSDVLIGGEGNDRLTGHDGNDRLDGGAGRDWLHAGGGDDIVVADKEDDWTQISGGEGNDLLILEGDRGFNLRLSDRGFESAIGTEGHDHLRALSEDGSVLRGRGGNDILTTGTGDDILRGDQGADKLSGGKGNDLYIYLRGDGRDEIDEAVSVEGGVDRLAFGYGIDAEDVHIDIVNGGDLRLRIVDDETGAFGDDEIRIKDWVNSNKKIEYISFGDGTVFDLSRIEQISNGYTSQSISLPTPSESLASANAYTNHKRVLGNSGNNTLNGSKDDDLLDGRGGSDRLNGGGGDDVYVFGKGSGVETITDHHEVTESYVERETYTYTANGVFGPTTFVGSRNVTKTRTDHVDGGQDTILLGPGIDISDLLFKRVGNDIVAGIVNPAQPATDPTKLADRIVLKNWTNEKDRIEWVETADGVRTDITGYLSQLNSGDTRRLHDYSGNSGDQYIRAGNEKDRIILGAGNDIAFGSGGDDTLKGEGGHDHLEGGDGKDILSGGEGDDTAIGGDGNDRLYGHEGQDLLRGGAGNDDIWGGDDHDTLFGDEGHDDLFGGDGDDILAGGEGNDKLHGGKGDDLYFIRKDGGVDEIYDLRSDNIDYTATSSVVTQSIGAAEDKETWTTATSSVTYNHDPDGDHIGDTILFGRGIELDDLAFEVDGNDLIIGIEDDNPLSTSARSMENRVRIKDWALRENHQGQEVNPHSIERLTFADHSSINIISFAGDQGRTFSVGSANNDSVSNRRGIYVGGNGNDTINGSSDANLFIGADGDDKIRGYDGNDRLFGGDGDDLVDGGNGDDYLTGDDGNDTIEGRAGRDLIGGERGDDILRGGSGDDVYLIGRNEDHDTIFDTSGQDQLQFGQGIWFSDLKVDINASSGDLKFSILPYGQNDQPDHTVTISKFTNATNSIEEVLFANGYAADISTLKGSKTGGTGNDTLSATQASWFDGDLGNDNISGGTSRDIYVGGRGNDSITDAGGNDVYVFNFGDGADTISDAGGSEDTIVFGPGISLQHVALERVGNDLFVALRDNEQPDVKPSQRDNRIKVSNWNQAANRIEWLEFTDGLALRLSDIDNAYAANTNGGSVTGSSRADWIEGSNKNDTLSGGSGDDRIIALDGRDTLRGGAGHDAIFAGDGDDTVNGDDGDDTIHGNSGDDRLTGGNGKDRLFGGIGDDTLTGGAHDDVINGSLGDDLIIRGHGVDEIRFGVGDGHDTLRVENRVNAAADIVRFSNDIRAEDLWFEKESDDLRVSIIGTDDDMLFEDYFSSSGNRVAKFETGYRELTHGRLQQLISAMASHSPNDGRSADGITGSRLPEAVSTSIASAWTWKDPTNYESSTSSYRGSPSGPVSSRR